In Listeria cossartiae subsp. cossartiae, one genomic interval encodes:
- the rpiB gene encoding ribose 5-phosphate isomerase B: protein MEIAIAADHGGFQLKEKIRAHLIESGYKVKDFGCYSVESVDFPEYAAKVGHFVATENTLGVLCCGTGIGMSMAANKIKGVRAAVVSDAFSAMMTRRHNNSNVLCLGERVLGDSLALLLLDTWLAAEFEGGRHMTRLGKLAELEEREGVE, encoded by the coding sequence ATGGAAATTGCAATTGCAGCTGATCATGGCGGATTTCAGTTGAAAGAAAAAATCCGTGCGCATTTAATTGAAAGCGGCTACAAGGTGAAAGATTTTGGTTGTTATTCAGTCGAAAGCGTGGATTTTCCAGAGTATGCCGCTAAAGTAGGACACTTTGTTGCAACTGAAAACACTCTAGGTGTACTCTGTTGCGGAACAGGGATTGGAATGTCCATGGCAGCCAACAAAATCAAAGGTGTGCGTGCTGCTGTCGTTTCAGATGCTTTTTCAGCAATGATGACTAGGCGACATAATAACAGTAATGTTCTTTGTCTTGGCGAACGTGTTCTGGGCGATAGTCTGGCGTTACTCTTACTTGATACGTGGCTTGCGGCGGAATTTGAAGGCGGTAGGCATATGACAAGGCTCGGAAAATTGGCAGAGCTTGAAGAACGGGAGGGTGTTGAATGA
- a CDS encoding transaldolase family protein, whose translation MHLDSANLEDVKKIQTSSIFKGITTNPTILVKEKCNRQTAINRILELTDKQVFVQTVGFSYEEILADARMLLAMFGKEKIAIKIPAHEAGINVIDTLKKEDKTIQILGTAIYSADQAIAAALAGADFVAPYVNRMSAANIDPFKEIAQMRHFFDKKALKTQIMAASFKHSGQVMKAYESGADTVTIPYEIYLQMTNKVLAVEAIRVFNKDATLYEK comes from the coding sequence ATGCATTTAGATTCAGCTAATTTAGAAGACGTGAAAAAAATTCAAACCAGCTCTATTTTTAAAGGAATTACTACGAACCCAACCATTTTAGTAAAAGAAAAATGCAATCGACAAACAGCGATTAATCGTATTTTAGAACTTACGGATAAACAAGTTTTTGTACAAACAGTTGGTTTTAGCTATGAGGAAATTTTGGCAGATGCGCGCATGTTACTAGCGATGTTTGGGAAAGAAAAAATAGCTATTAAGATTCCGGCGCATGAGGCTGGTATTAACGTGATCGATACACTCAAAAAAGAGGATAAAACCATTCAAATCTTAGGAACTGCTATTTATTCGGCTGATCAAGCAATCGCGGCTGCCTTGGCTGGGGCAGATTTTGTTGCCCCATATGTGAATAGGATGAGCGCAGCGAACATCGATCCTTTTAAAGAAATCGCTCAAATGCGTCATTTTTTTGATAAAAAGGCACTTAAAACACAAATTATGGCAGCGAGCTTTAAACATAGCGGGCAAGTAATGAAAGCCTACGAAAGTGGTGCAGATACGGTAACTATTCCTTATGAAATTTATTTGCAAATGACCAATAAAGTTTTAGCAGTAGAAGCAATTCGTGTCTTTAATAAAGATGCTACATTGTACGAAAAGTAA
- a CDS encoding ribose-phosphate diphosphokinase has protein sequence MAGKMKLFSVTSERPLATKIADYLDIPLCEVELQKFSDGEVKINIEESIRGTNAYVVQSMNANVNERLMELLIMVDALKRASVHSINIIMPYYGYARQDRKARSREPITAKLMANLIQRAGADRLITVDLHAAQIQGFFNIPIDHLSAIPLIGDYLIENYGEKDVVVVAPDHSGVVRARRIADRLNAPIAILNRKPRPNEDEIMSVIGDVKGKVAIVVDDIIDTGVRATTSADILLEKGAVEVIACATHSVMAGNATERLQSSNIKEVITSDSIDLPEDKQFDKLTTISIGRILGRAIEGVQENRSLHPLF, from the coding sequence ATGGCAGGCAAAATGAAACTTTTTTCTGTGACGAGTGAGAGACCACTTGCGACAAAAATTGCAGATTATTTAGATATACCTTTATGTGAGGTGGAGCTCCAGAAGTTCAGTGATGGAGAAGTGAAAATTAATATTGAGGAAAGTATCCGTGGAACGAATGCGTATGTGGTTCAATCGATGAACGCTAATGTCAACGAACGCCTAATGGAACTTTTAATCATGGTAGATGCCTTAAAACGCGCTTCCGTTCACTCAATCAATATAATTATGCCTTATTATGGCTATGCTCGTCAGGACAGAAAAGCACGCTCAAGAGAACCAATTACCGCCAAATTAATGGCCAATCTAATTCAAAGAGCTGGAGCAGACCGTTTAATCACAGTAGATTTACACGCAGCTCAAATTCAAGGCTTTTTCAACATTCCAATCGATCATCTTTCAGCAATTCCGCTAATTGGTGATTATTTAATAGAAAATTACGGCGAAAAAGACGTTGTCGTTGTCGCGCCAGATCACAGTGGTGTAGTTCGCGCCCGCAGAATCGCCGACCGACTAAACGCGCCAATCGCCATTTTAAACCGTAAACCAAGACCGAATGAAGACGAAATTATGAGCGTCATTGGCGATGTAAAAGGCAAAGTCGCAATCGTTGTCGATGATATTATCGATACCGGCGTCCGTGCCACCACTTCAGCTGATATTTTACTAGAAAAAGGTGCCGTAGAAGTCATCGCTTGCGCAACCCACTCCGTCATGGCCGGAAACGCAACCGAACGTTTGCAAAGCTCCAATATCAAAGAAGTCATCACATCTGACTCTATCGATCTTCCAGAAGACAAGCAATTCGACAAATTAACAACCATTTCTATCGGCCGTATTTTAGGACGCGCAATCGAAGGCGTTCAAGAAAATCGCTCGTTGCATCCGTTGTTTTAA
- the rpe gene encoding ribulose-phosphate 3-epimerase, with protein sequence MAKIVPSVFGADIGRINEQLEVLEKNGIDLLHVDMMDGSFVPNIAFGPDQIKMMKKGTKLQFDVHMMVYEPDRYIPRLVEAGAHMITVHQEATTHLHRTIQLIKSYGVRAGVVLNPGTPPSTLEYVLDDIDCILLMTVNPGLGGQKFFQSSLEKIRKTKAYIGNRPIQIEVDGGVNAELAKECTLAGADLIVVGSYLFEGDIEANLEKLSKGVLTE encoded by the coding sequence GTGGCAAAAATAGTTCCGTCTGTTTTTGGAGCAGACATTGGCAGAATTAATGAACAGTTAGAGGTTCTAGAGAAAAATGGCATTGATTTATTACATGTGGATATGATGGATGGCTCGTTCGTCCCAAACATTGCTTTTGGCCCTGATCAAATCAAAATGATGAAAAAAGGCACGAAGCTTCAATTTGATGTGCATATGATGGTGTATGAACCAGACCGTTATATTCCAAGATTAGTGGAAGCAGGCGCACATATGATTACAGTGCACCAAGAAGCGACGACTCATTTGCACCGTACAATTCAACTAATTAAAAGTTACGGAGTTCGCGCGGGAGTGGTATTAAATCCAGGTACACCACCAAGCACTTTGGAATACGTGTTAGATGATATTGACTGTATTTTGCTTATGACTGTAAATCCAGGCTTAGGTGGTCAAAAATTCTTCCAATCAAGTTTAGAAAAAATTAGAAAAACCAAAGCGTATATTGGAAACCGTCCTATTCAAATTGAAGTAGATGGCGGAGTAAATGCTGAACTTGCGAAAGAATGCACACTTGCAGGCGCGGATTTAATCGTTGTAGGATCTTATTTATTTGAAGGAGATATCGAAGCGAATTTGGAGAAGTTATCGAAAGGAGTTTTAACAGAATGA
- a CDS encoding Lin0512 family protein, which translates to MEQILFIQTGFGVDVHGQNITKAAERAVRNAIFTNSMPGIQGLLPDGDLQNMVVNIKLALPCDADKLDEDTIRAIIPYGTVTIEKMAGGMMTTSGIFLEDKEDKNDLMYIVNASVETGY; encoded by the coding sequence ATGGAACAAATTTTATTTATCCAAACTGGCTTTGGGGTCGATGTCCATGGTCAAAACATAACAAAAGCAGCTGAACGTGCGGTACGAAATGCGATTTTCACTAACTCGATGCCGGGAATTCAAGGGCTTTTACCAGACGGCGACTTGCAAAATATGGTCGTTAATATCAAATTGGCATTGCCGTGTGATGCGGATAAGCTCGATGAAGATACCATTCGCGCGATTATCCCTTATGGCACCGTGACAATTGAGAAAATGGCTGGCGGAATGATGACAACGAGCGGCATTTTCTTGGAAGACAAAGAAGATAAAAATGATTTAATGTATATCGTCAATGCTTCTGTTGAAACTGGATATTAA
- a CDS encoding ribulose-phosphate 3-epimerase has protein sequence MKMIAASIMCADSLHLADELRALEQANVKMLHCDVMDGVFVENAAMGAYVLQDIKNNTDMLLDIHLATVNPDKFVDLYAAIKPAYMSFHVEASPDVDATINHIRELGIKPSIAISPDTEIEQIYPFLDKVDMVLMMTVNPGFAGQKFQHHVLEKIEKLQKELESHTNKPLIEVDGNIFEETVRLLESIGADVYVVGTAALFNDKAGSYTEKLAPLREIIQER, from the coding sequence ATGAAAATGATTGCGGCTTCCATTATGTGCGCAGACTCGCTTCATCTAGCTGACGAACTTCGCGCACTCGAACAAGCAAATGTAAAAATGCTTCATTGTGATGTGATGGATGGTGTTTTTGTAGAAAATGCAGCAATGGGCGCCTATGTCCTTCAAGATATAAAAAATAATACAGATATGTTGCTTGATATTCATTTAGCTACAGTGAATCCTGATAAATTTGTGGATTTGTATGCGGCGATAAAGCCGGCTTATATGTCTTTCCACGTAGAAGCTTCACCTGATGTCGATGCGACTATAAACCATATTCGTGAGCTAGGAATCAAACCATCCATCGCCATCAGCCCGGATACAGAGATTGAACAGATTTATCCATTTTTAGATAAAGTCGATATGGTTTTAATGATGACCGTTAACCCAGGATTCGCCGGGCAAAAATTCCAGCATCATGTACTAGAAAAAATCGAAAAACTTCAAAAAGAGCTTGAAAGCCACACCAATAAACCATTAATTGAAGTAGACGGCAATATTTTTGAAGAAACAGTTCGGTTGCTTGAATCAATTGGCGCAGATGTCTATGTCGTTGGAACAGCCGCATTATTTAACGACAAGGCAGGTAGTTATACAGAAAAACTGGCGCCACTCAGAGAAATTATCCAAGAAAGGTGA
- a CDS encoding PTS sugar transporter subunit IIB, which yields MKKKKIYVCCGTGIATSTVISKKVRAVLDEKRIPYEISQCTVQEVASKVSTSKPDIIVSSTTVTGDVGDVPVVIGRSFLTGLKKQETIDEILAILQD from the coding sequence ATGAAAAAGAAGAAAATTTATGTGTGTTGTGGGACTGGAATTGCGACTTCCACAGTTATTTCCAAAAAAGTGCGTGCGGTACTAGACGAAAAGCGCATTCCATATGAAATTAGTCAATGCACGGTTCAAGAAGTAGCGTCAAAAGTAAGCACATCTAAGCCAGACATTATTGTTAGCTCAACGACTGTTACAGGTGATGTTGGTGATGTACCAGTTGTCATTGGAAGATCATTTTTAACAGGCCTAAAAAAACAAGAAACAATCGATGAAATACTCGCGATACTTCAAGATTAA
- a CDS encoding PTS galactitol transporter subunit IIC yields MDIILDFFKYIIGLGVTVMMPIIITILGVIFRKKISVAFKAGLTVGVGFVGLGVITSLMLTTITPVTKALVENYNFKLTATDIGWGVGSSLAWGTEVVPFVFVAIIATNILMIAFKWTKTMDVDIWNYWQPLFIASALYLTTGSMIIAILSSIINMAIIFKIADWTQKDVENVLGLEGISLPQIQTTGWALVGYPMNWLLGKIPGVRKINWSTEKVQSRLGIFGEPMLMGLIIGGGLAAIAQMPLSQVLQTGVTIAASLVLIPRMVSLLMDGLTVISEAAHEFMEKRFPGRELFIGLDSAVGIGHPFVLSLGLLMIPITLILAFILPGNKVLPLADLTALPFYMIFAIVPSKGNLFRGIFTGIVIVIITLYLSGAAAPLMTELAGQIGYNIPKDAVEVTSLAVGTQWYTWIVYYGLHWFGGIL; encoded by the coding sequence ATGGATATTATTCTAGATTTCTTTAAATATATTATCGGGCTTGGTGTAACAGTTATGATGCCAATTATCATTACCATTCTAGGCGTGATTTTCCGCAAAAAAATTAGTGTAGCTTTTAAAGCAGGGCTAACAGTTGGTGTTGGGTTTGTTGGACTAGGCGTTATCACTTCACTCATGTTAACGACTATTACACCAGTAACAAAAGCACTTGTAGAAAATTATAATTTTAAATTAACCGCAACGGATATCGGTTGGGGAGTTGGGTCATCACTCGCATGGGGAACAGAAGTCGTACCATTTGTTTTCGTCGCAATTATTGCAACCAATATTTTAATGATTGCCTTTAAATGGACGAAAACAATGGACGTAGATATTTGGAATTACTGGCAACCACTTTTCATCGCCAGTGCACTTTACTTAACAACAGGAAGCATGATTATTGCTATTCTTAGTTCGATTATCAATATGGCAATTATCTTCAAAATCGCTGACTGGACACAAAAAGATGTAGAGAATGTTTTAGGATTAGAGGGGATTTCTTTACCACAAATTCAAACTACCGGGTGGGCGCTTGTTGGTTATCCAATGAACTGGCTACTCGGAAAAATTCCCGGCGTTAGAAAAATCAATTGGTCCACAGAGAAAGTGCAATCACGTTTAGGTATTTTCGGCGAACCAATGCTTATGGGCTTAATTATTGGTGGTGGACTTGCCGCCATTGCTCAAATGCCGCTGAGCCAAGTACTGCAAACCGGAGTAACGATTGCCGCTAGTTTAGTGCTTATTCCGCGGATGGTTTCGCTTCTAATGGACGGGCTTACCGTTATCTCAGAAGCTGCCCATGAATTCATGGAAAAACGTTTTCCGGGTCGCGAACTATTTATCGGACTAGATTCAGCAGTGGGAATCGGTCATCCATTTGTACTTTCGCTTGGGTTACTCATGATTCCGATTACTTTAATTTTAGCGTTCATTTTACCAGGGAATAAAGTATTACCTTTAGCTGATTTAACGGCGCTTCCATTCTACATGATTTTTGCTATTGTTCCATCCAAAGGGAATTTATTTAGAGGGATTTTCACAGGTATTGTTATCGTCATTATCACCCTCTACCTTTCTGGAGCAGCGGCACCTTTAATGACAGAACTTGCAGGTCAAATTGGTTATAATATACCGAAAGACGCTGTAGAAGTAACCTCTCTAGCAGTTGGGACACAGTGGTATACATGGATTGTATATTACGGCCTTCATTGGTTCGGAGGTATTCTATAA
- a CDS encoding galactitol-1-phosphate 5-dehydrogenase, with amino-acid sequence MKALKLYGKRDLRYEEADMPTIEQPDDVILKVNTVGICGSDISRYSKLGPYVPGMVWGHEFSGEVIEVGSEVTDIEIGDRAAGCPALYCGECEYCKKGEFARCRKLTVIGARHPGAYAEYIKLPAENVVKIPDELDYEAAALVEPSAVVVHGFYHTKLQAGDDVVVVGSGNIGLLAIQWAKVFGARRVIAIDVDDKKLALAKEVGADVVINSLKEDPLEVVAAHTDGLNADLVVEAAGSPITSAQVFAYAKKGGGVVFLGIPYADVTIERFYFEKIVRSELTVWGSWNAISAPFPGKEWQTTIHFLANKQINIEPMITHRLSLAEGPEVFERIYERNEFFGKVLFFPE; translated from the coding sequence ATGAAAGCTTTAAAATTATATGGAAAAAGAGATTTGCGTTATGAAGAAGCAGATATGCCAACAATCGAACAGCCTGATGATGTGATTTTGAAAGTAAATACAGTTGGAATTTGTGGTTCAGATATTTCGAGATACAGTAAACTTGGTCCGTATGTACCAGGAATGGTGTGGGGACACGAATTTTCAGGAGAAGTGATTGAGGTAGGTAGTGAGGTAACGGATATTGAGATTGGTGATAGGGCTGCCGGATGCCCAGCACTCTATTGCGGTGAGTGTGAATACTGTAAAAAAGGCGAATTCGCCCGCTGTCGGAAGCTAACAGTAATCGGAGCAAGACATCCCGGAGCCTATGCTGAGTATATCAAACTTCCAGCAGAAAATGTAGTAAAAATACCAGACGAATTAGATTATGAAGCTGCTGCACTTGTCGAGCCTTCCGCAGTGGTCGTTCATGGATTTTATCATACGAAATTACAAGCTGGCGATGATGTCGTCGTTGTCGGAAGCGGCAATATCGGTTTGCTAGCAATTCAATGGGCAAAAGTTTTTGGCGCAAGAAGGGTTATTGCAATTGATGTAGACGATAAAAAATTAGCGCTTGCGAAAGAAGTAGGAGCAGACGTAGTTATTAATTCTTTAAAAGAAGATCCATTAGAAGTAGTCGCTGCACACACGGATGGTCTAAATGCTGATTTAGTTGTAGAAGCTGCGGGATCACCTATTACATCTGCCCAAGTTTTTGCCTATGCGAAAAAAGGTGGAGGCGTCGTTTTCCTAGGAATTCCATACGCAGATGTAACAATCGAACGTTTCTATTTTGAAAAAATTGTGCGGAGTGAGCTTACAGTTTGGGGTTCATGGAACGCAATTTCTGCACCATTTCCAGGAAAAGAATGGCAAACAACCATTCACTTCTTAGCTAATAAACAAATCAACATTGAACCAATGATTACACATCGTCTTTCACTTGCTGAAGGACCAGAAGTTTTTGAGCGAATCTATGAAAGAAATGAATTTTTCGGGAAAGTATTATTTTTCCCAGAATGA
- a CDS encoding type 1 glutamine amidotransferase produces the protein MIIDVLQHVTHEGPGLIANWAKENQHQLKIHLLFEENAHVPNDSDFLIVLGGPMGINDTAEFPWLADERALIKRLSEQNKPVFGVCLGAQQIAATFGSEITVNKEKEVGWFPVKRTSDKLPFFPESLHVFHWHQDTFSLPAGATRLFASEGCLNQAFLYAENIIGLQFHFEMEKAGIETILQIDEEFITPGKYVQSLAEMKAEDVPEDNKQMLEAILDYLIDTKTI, from the coding sequence TTGATTATTGATGTATTGCAACATGTGACGCACGAAGGACCTGGACTTATAGCGAATTGGGCGAAAGAGAATCAGCATCAGTTAAAAATACATTTATTATTTGAAGAAAATGCTCATGTTCCAAATGACTCGGATTTTTTAATCGTTCTTGGTGGGCCGATGGGGATAAATGATACCGCGGAATTCCCATGGTTGGCTGATGAACGTGCTTTAATAAAGCGATTAAGCGAACAAAATAAGCCAGTTTTCGGCGTTTGTCTCGGCGCGCAACAAATCGCCGCAACTTTCGGAAGTGAAATCACGGTAAATAAAGAAAAAGAAGTGGGCTGGTTCCCGGTCAAAAGAACTTCTGACAAGCTACCTTTTTTCCCAGAATCACTTCATGTTTTCCACTGGCATCAAGACACGTTTTCGTTACCAGCAGGTGCAACACGTTTATTTGCGAGCGAAGGCTGTTTAAATCAAGCTTTTCTGTATGCGGAAAACATTATCGGTTTACAATTTCATTTTGAAATGGAAAAGGCTGGGATTGAGACGATTTTGCAGATTGACGAGGAATTTATCACACCGGGCAAATATGTTCAAAGCCTTGCAGAAATGAAAGCGGAGGACGTTCCGGAAGATAATAAACAAATGCTTGAAGCTATTTTGGACTATTTAATAGATACAAAAACCATCTGA
- a CDS encoding PTS sugar transporter subunit IIA produces the protein MDVLEYFKEEMVRFSNEQDKEKLLTEMAEQLCEVGAVKPSYKDAVIKREKVFPTGLLTAHAGVAIPHTDSEHVIRPVVAVRILKKPVSFIEMASDNDAIDVRIVFMMALRSADEQLDMLQTLIQLIQDEEVMTTLLKAQETGDVLSAIEHFSKNN, from the coding sequence TTGGATGTATTAGAATATTTTAAAGAAGAAATGGTTCGATTTTCAAACGAACAAGATAAAGAAAAATTACTTACAGAAATGGCGGAACAGTTGTGTGAAGTGGGCGCAGTAAAGCCAAGTTATAAAGATGCTGTAATTAAACGGGAAAAAGTTTTTCCAACCGGATTACTAACCGCGCACGCTGGGGTGGCCATTCCGCATACAGATAGCGAACATGTTATTCGGCCAGTGGTGGCTGTACGAATACTCAAGAAGCCCGTTTCATTTATTGAAATGGCCTCTGATAACGACGCAATCGATGTCAGAATTGTCTTTATGATGGCGCTAAGGAGTGCTGATGAACAACTAGATATGCTGCAAACACTTATTCAACTTATTCAAGACGAGGAGGTGATGACGACCTTACTTAAAGCGCAAGAGACGGGAGATGTTCTTTCCGCAATAGAACATTTTTCTAAGAATAATTAA
- a CDS encoding KpsF/GutQ family sugar-phosphate isomerase, with protein sequence MDKQAILDNIHQTWQEEANAISRLPEVTSEEALVKTVETIAECTGKIVVAGCGTSGVAAKKLVHSFNCIERPAVFLTPSDAVHGTLGVLQKEDILILISKGGNTGELLNLIPACKTKGSTLIGVTENPDSVIAKEADIFFPVSVSKEPDPFNMLATASTMAVIASFDAVIVCLMTYMNYTKEQFSVIHPGGAVGNKLLNK encoded by the coding sequence TTGGATAAACAAGCTATTTTAGATAATATTCACCAAACATGGCAAGAAGAAGCAAATGCGATTTCACGTTTGCCGGAAGTAACGAGTGAAGAGGCTCTCGTTAAAACGGTTGAAACAATCGCCGAGTGCACAGGGAAAATTGTCGTAGCTGGTTGTGGAACGTCCGGCGTCGCTGCGAAAAAATTAGTACACTCTTTCAACTGTATCGAACGCCCGGCAGTCTTTTTAACCCCATCAGATGCTGTACATGGAACTCTCGGCGTACTTCAAAAAGAAGATATATTGATTCTCATTTCAAAAGGTGGGAATACAGGTGAGTTACTTAACTTAATTCCTGCTTGTAAAACAAAAGGAAGCACACTGATTGGTGTAACAGAAAACCCAGATTCCGTTATCGCCAAAGAAGCGGATATCTTTTTCCCAGTGAGTGTAAGCAAAGAACCAGATCCGTTTAATATGTTAGCCACGGCAAGTACAATGGCTGTTATTGCAAGTTTTGATGCAGTTATTGTTTGCTTAATGACCTATATGAATTACACAAAAGAGCAGTTTTCCGTCATCCATCCTGGTGGTGCCGTTGGAAACAAATTATTAAATAAATAA
- a CDS encoding BglG family transcription antiterminator encodes MYLDNRSKTLFQEVIKNPNITNKQLEVKYKLSRYQISYSFQKVNEWLKWKNYPEVKRSKNGRFILEPELTALFSEKETRDPSVEYLPSENERANLILLMLLTAKEELSLAHFTTKIQVSKNTILRDLKVAQKLLPKETTVTYSRASGYQLAGSEWELRKVLTQVVSSVKEMFRGEHYFLSYSGIEKVQLMEIRRTLEEAEAMMQIKFTYEQIELLPYLLSVMFLRIRDRRLIDTAFHIDEKSLSDTREYHITDILLEKTGPVPEQERLFITLQLLTTNIFSGEILTEKLTEDLEKVVLTCLDLFEKKALVSLKNKHILIEKLLLHLKPAYYRIKYQMNLEDTLYEKFNQEFEALNFIVKEAFDPLAKFIGREIPAGEIFFISLFIGSDMIPQNDIYHKQKRAIVLCPSGVTFSKIMENILVKLFPEIHFYPTISVREYAFFKAEVDIVFSSIPLKDGENVFVVQPFMNDIEKTQLRQHVLQNLFGMGNQLTSIDKIMEVVERNADIKDSNAIRDGIIDILSANTATDENKRVKKVYLHDLITEDNIMICEDVKNYQEAIRLASQPLLLQQAITANYVKTMIDNHKFHDPYIIIGEDIAIPHAMPNAGVNRLAMSLLVVKNGVYFSETEQVHFVIVIAPVDKEQHIEALYQIVHLAENHQILDDLLENVTKEKIMQTINQLVIREDE; translated from the coding sequence ATGTATCTGGATAACAGAAGTAAAACACTATTTCAAGAAGTTATAAAAAATCCGAACATTACAAATAAACAACTCGAAGTAAAGTATAAATTATCGCGTTACCAAATCAGCTATAGTTTTCAGAAAGTAAACGAATGGCTCAAGTGGAAAAATTATCCAGAAGTAAAGCGTTCCAAAAACGGCCGATTTATATTAGAACCCGAGCTTACAGCGCTATTTTCTGAGAAAGAAACTCGAGATCCAAGCGTAGAATACTTACCTTCTGAAAATGAACGTGCTAATTTAATTTTGCTAATGCTTTTAACAGCAAAAGAAGAACTATCCCTCGCCCATTTTACAACGAAGATTCAAGTAAGCAAAAACACCATTCTTCGTGATTTAAAAGTAGCGCAAAAGTTACTTCCTAAAGAAACAACTGTCACTTATAGTAGAGCATCGGGTTATCAGTTAGCAGGCAGTGAGTGGGAGCTGCGCAAGGTTCTGACACAAGTTGTAAGTAGCGTTAAAGAGATGTTCCGAGGAGAACACTATTTCCTATCGTATTCAGGAATTGAAAAAGTTCAACTTATGGAAATTCGCCGCACACTCGAAGAAGCCGAAGCGATGATGCAAATAAAATTCACCTATGAACAAATCGAATTACTACCCTATTTGCTATCCGTGATGTTCTTAAGAATCAGAGATCGGCGCTTAATCGACACTGCTTTTCATATTGATGAGAAATCACTTTCAGACACGCGAGAATACCACATTACCGATATTTTGCTCGAAAAAACTGGCCCAGTTCCAGAACAAGAGCGACTTTTCATCACATTACAACTTCTTACAACAAACATTTTTTCCGGCGAAATTTTAACTGAAAAATTAACAGAAGACTTGGAAAAAGTTGTCCTCACATGCTTAGACTTATTCGAGAAAAAAGCACTTGTTTCCCTTAAAAACAAACATATCTTAATCGAAAAATTACTCTTACATTTAAAACCAGCCTATTACCGGATTAAATACCAAATGAATTTAGAAGATACGCTTTATGAAAAATTCAACCAAGAATTCGAAGCGTTAAACTTCATTGTGAAAGAAGCATTTGACCCACTTGCGAAATTTATTGGTCGTGAAATTCCAGCCGGCGAGATTTTCTTCATTTCTTTGTTTATTGGGAGCGATATGATACCGCAAAATGATATTTATCATAAGCAAAAACGTGCGATTGTTCTTTGTCCGAGCGGGGTTACTTTTTCGAAAATTATGGAAAATATTTTAGTAAAACTATTTCCGGAAATCCATTTTTATCCAACTATATCTGTTCGTGAATACGCCTTTTTTAAAGCAGAAGTAGATATTGTTTTTTCTTCCATTCCATTAAAAGATGGCGAAAATGTCTTTGTTGTTCAACCGTTTATGAACGATATCGAAAAAACGCAACTGCGGCAACACGTCTTACAAAACTTATTTGGAATGGGAAATCAGCTCACGAGTATTGATAAAATCATGGAAGTTGTGGAACGTAACGCCGATATAAAGGATTCAAATGCAATACGAGATGGAATTATTGATATTTTGTCGGCTAACACAGCTACAGATGAAAATAAACGCGTGAAAAAAGTCTATTTACATGATTTAATCACCGAAGACAACATCATGATTTGTGAGGATGTTAAAAACTATCAAGAAGCGATTCGGTTAGCGAGTCAGCCGCTGTTACTGCAACAAGCAATTACCGCAAACTATGTAAAGACCATGATTGATAACCATAAGTTCCACGATCCGTACATTATTATCGGTGAAGATATTGCCATTCCACACGCTATGCCTAATGCAGGGGTGAATCGACTCGCTATGTCTCTTTTAGTTGTGAAAAATGGCGTATATTTTTCAGAAACAGAACAAGTTCATTTCGTAATAGTTATCGCACCAGTGGATAAAGAGCAACACATTGAAGCACTTTACCAAATTGTTCATTTAGCAGAGAATCATCAAATTTTAGATGATTTGCTCGAAAACGTAACGAAAGAAAAAATCATGCAAACAATCAACCAATTAGTAATTAGAGAGGATGAATAA